gtaagggaccattgtaatctgtatgaaatgcttaatataactaacgtatttattttatataattgttaataatgtatccatgtaaatagctttgcaaatgccacatattacgtgatctttttctagaagttaagaatggatatagtaagttatccttaaaagatagacatttaacatcgcggacttttttgtagacctacgaatgagaaacaaccccaccatacattgtgttgttatagctcaaacggattaggcagcgttttcgattaaagctcctagccagcgtgattttttccgacaacatcgttatatttcaaacaatttacacaaaaccttaacaaattatatacttaagtTTTCCTCAATAATCACTTTATTGATAGTTGAAAGTCGTAttaaaatccgttcagtagtttttatttttggagtagttttataagatgtagtgaattgacgttttcccctagacttgcggacactaggttgcgtgacagtcgtgcacgctcccaatatacCATTTAAGAAGTTGAGAAATATCTACATAATAACGTGATGATAACATATTCTGTCACATTCTATCGAGGGATGtaaaaaagtgatatttatcacatacctacataaaaacattcataatttgTCCACTGGACTAAGGAAGTTTGAGAAACATACTTAATGCTGTCAGCCATTTTCATAATGTCATGTAAGAGGGTGTTGGTCTGGTCAAGTGTGGGCTTCAAGGACTGCAGGTTATGCAGGCTGCTCTCCTTCTGCGTGAGAGTTGCTGACAGAGTGCTGAGCTTCTCCTCCGCCTCTCTGAAATTCTGCGCTGCTCGCTCCACCTGACCTCTAATGTCTTCGGCGTCATATAccttgaaaatgaaaattgttACGTAGTGTTAAGTAATCAATATCACTGATAGCACAGTGCGTTTACTCTAATATTTAGCTCCAGATGTTGATCAGAATAGGTGAGTATCATGTATAATGGACACTTATAGTACCTTCAAAGCCTTTTTCCTTGCATTTTCTACCAAAATACCATCCCTATGAGCTTTCTTCTGTTCCAGCAGAATATCCGTCTGTTTGTTATCTTCAGTTATGGCCTCCAACTCTTTTATAACTTCAGCCTCTATCTCTTTTTCCTGCTTGACTTCCTCTTCTAATAATGGTATGTCATGCTCAAGCTGTAATAGaaattacaaaacaataaaaattaaagtaaaagtaTTGCACAGCGGTTGTTCTTAAAGACTAACcatcttattcataaacgtctactaaagttaacaagccactaataatcgtttgtccctttctatcATACCAAttcgtcggaaagggacaaatgcTTCAACTAGAATTTcttgtgtttcaggcagaaaaGAATTGGATCTGTTCCTGCTGGGGACATGAGACCTTAATTTTTGTACCTAGTAAGTATACTAACATAGACCATTGTTTCTCTAGACCTTctgttcattaaaaaaaagtttttgttgaCCCTTAAAAATGCGTTCACAGCGCTATTACTTCACTATCCACTATCGTCCAAAAATTTGTTGCTTCGGTGATCTGTTTTCAACGCAGAAAGGGATAAAATATGCTGGGGCCGCTGGAGGCTAGATCTGCTGAATGTAGGTGCGAATGGGGTTGTTGTGGCAATTTGAATCCTGCATGTCGTATGGCAGCCACTGCAACATCAGCCTATTAGGGGCCATCTTTTGTTCGGCCGTTAACTTAACATTCTAGGCACCCAACGTGCAGAGACATTTTGCATGAGTAATTCATCAGTTTTGAAAACTGCCACAAGAGATCCTCGTGAGCTCATCTAGATGCCCGATAGGCATCCATCTATCTGTTTACACGagttcatcttttttttttcattttctttagcAAGAATGATAGATGAGCAGTCTTTGCAGCATCTGCCGTTAGTTGATGTTCTACCCAGGTTAAACTCCTTGTACCCAAGTGCAACTGTAGCATTCGGAGGAGCAGAGTCCCTCAATGTTCCCACCAATTTGATGTGTATATTAGTACACAcagtataatagtacattttttCAAACAGAGGTAATTGGTAACGCCTCTCATTTAAATTTTCTCTATTTCCAACAATTAAAAGTACTAATacaacaaataaacggatttacAGCACAAAACTACAAAACTAACAAATTCACTGACAGACATATACTTTTAaattattcgtttttttaatttactagcCAAGAAccactttaaaaataatctctTTTTTCTGTTGTCACCCATTACCATTCCATTCCATTTGATTATCATTACTTTTGGATCAACCCTCGTAATAAGATTAACTAGTAGTATTTATAGTAGTTAGgcttttttatataggtataggtCATAATATGGCCTTTGTTTCAATTTGTTAACAATTTTGAAGTATTTCTTCAtataattagtaagtaataagtatgtattattGAAATTTACCTGCTCTAGGCGTTCTGCTCTGTTACCCTTCTCTGCAGCCTCCATGTTCCTCATTTGAATAAGATTGTCCTTTTTTTCTGTTAAAGCTTTTACCTGAAATTGTATCATagctacataaaatataatctatTCTTCTCAAAAAGGAGATATAAGGGTTTTTTCCTATTTAGATAAAGGGTAATTCAACTCTTAGTCAACTACTTTGTATTAATTCCATTGCCATTCTTTCAGAGACAGTGTCCTAAAGGCAGGTTACCTGAATTTTCTGAAAATGACAATAATGTATACCTCCTCCTTATGTGCAAACAGTTCCTCCTCTCTAGCTGCGATATCCCCCAGCCTGGCTTCATTGAACACCATCTGGTTCAACAGCACCATGAGGATGGTGTAGGACTTTACAATGGTGGGCTGAAGCAGGTGCATGATAAGGAAACACAGGTTGGCTACAGGCATTATGGATACCACATGGTTGATGATGCGTGTGGTGTTGATCACGGGCAGTAGGTCACGGTAGTATGTTGTGTGCTCGTCCGATTCTTCTGGAGACTGGAATGTAAGAGAGTCAGTATTAAAACTGATTATCTAAATTGGGTCACTAGATTTTGAAGGTTGACAGAAATAAAAATTCAATGCTAATCTCTAAGGAGTCTAAGCATAGTGTATTTTCATTTTGGTACAATATTAAAGTTTGTTAAGATAGGTATATTTTGATGACCAGtttggccttgtgggtagtgaccctgcctttgaagccgatggtcccgggttgcaatcctggtaagggcatttatttatgtgatggaCAAGGATATTTGTCAGGAGCAATATCATATCttaagtacccacaaaacaaaccttattgagcttactgcgggattaactaaatttgtgtaaaaatgtcctataatgtttattaatttatttatttattgaaacctttgggaaacaaacaggcaaaaacaacacacaTAGTAAATCAGATTACACATTCACAAGCCAAACAATTTCCActaatgaataataacaattatgttggtcagaaattaacattaatattaaaacatgcaaaactcaaataactctaaccgttgaaaacaatattaaaaaaattggcaaGCATGCTGAAATACACAGCTTGCttaccacctaaatggctaTGACTTGATTATTCAATTTTGTATTGAgagcagggggcctaccgcaaaaaccgaaattcacaattcttttaaaaaatctataaaagatctttatcttttagtctaactaatcaatattattattagctgaacttattgcagaaacaaactgttgtaatggtaaatggaatatatcaatatcagaaatTTTTCATTATAAGTTCTACACACTCTAGCTAAGAACCTACTTCTTGCATATGTAGTACGACCAAAGTTAATTGCAAAAGGTTTGTGGAGCGAGTTTGCCGATCAGGACATCAAATTGAAATTTTAGATAAAAGTTTGGGAGAATCAATAAGGCCATATaagattttgaacaaaaatatctgatctcaAATTTCTCTAtgggttatattatattatattctattagTTGGTTGGTAGAGaaagtagagaatgcctcatggtaTTAAGTTTGCTTTTTGTACATTAAAACTTTCTTTTGAtcaataaattcaaataaagaaaattatagCTTTCACTATACTTATGCCTGGTGGCATGCATGCACTGATATTCagtatcagagggcctaccgcgaaccactttcgacgtgttgcctccctgtcacacttacgtactaATTTACAAGTACGAGAGAGAGGCAGTGTTTCTCCAAGCCTGGGACTGGGTTAGAGACTGGTCTCTAACAGCAACTATGTTAAGCATCATACCATTAACACAGCATCCATGCTAACGCCAAGACGATCGAATATCTTGAACAGAGCCACCATAACAGTTTGAGGTCGCTTAAGGTCCGCCGCCGTTAGCGGCATATCCGGGAACGTGCCACTCCACATCGTCAGGAAGTTGTCCACAGCTATAGTTGGCACTGGATTAGACAACATTTCACTTTTATACGTTTCGTTACGATTATTTGCCCATAAGGCtaatagtatttattaagcttttacaTAAGTAGTTCCTTAAGAACAAGACCTGATTTTACCTTTATCCATTTTGACGATTTATCTAATGAAAATGAGCACTATCaaatcaatatatatattatgcgaAATAAACAATTACTTGTTGTATGGGATATAATCAACGTTCAGTGACAGATATAATACTAATACATCAAATACATGTTATA
The nucleotide sequence above comes from Cydia pomonella isolate Wapato2018A chromosome 2, ilCydPomo1, whole genome shotgun sequence. Encoded proteins:
- the LOC133534588 gene encoding M protein, serotype 12-like, with the translated sequence MDKVPTIAVDNFLTMWSGTFPDMPLTAADLKRPQTVMVALFKIFDRLGVSMDAVLMSPEESDEHTTYYRDLLPVINTTRIINHVVSIMPVANLCFLIMHLLQPTIVKSYTILMVLLNQMVFNEARLGDIAAREEELFAHKEEVKALTEKKDNLIQMRNMEAAEKGNRAERLEQLEHDIPLLEEEVKQEKEIEAEVIKELEAITEDNKQTDILLEQKKAHRDGILVENARKKALKVYDAEDIRGQVERAAQNFREAEEKLSTLSATLTQKESSLHNLQSLKPTLDQTNTLLHDIMKMADSIKELENGDLDTDSAEGELVVLGTELGELQAALADARAEAERAAARRARGAAARARARGERDSALKESEEKHQRACAEASRAARLTQSIKEATAKYEHEKAAGAAELARIREQAAGSLTTMQNNLLNKMKDVYKRVEEQNQRQQKF